Proteins from a single region of bacterium:
- a CDS encoding tetratricopeptide repeat protein, producing MKRLLLALTFVLLASPAWAGFDEGVAAYKRKDYATALREWRPLAQQGNAIAQFSLGVMYAKGQGVPQDYAEAVRWYRLAAKQGDARAQSNLGLMYEKGQGVPQDYAEAVRWYRLAAKQGNAIAQFNLGLMYANGQGVP from the coding sequence ATGAAACGGCTCCTGCTGGCCCTGACCTTCGTTCTCCTCGCCTCCCCCGCCTGGGCTGGGTTCGACGAGGGCGTGGCTGCCTACAAGCGCAAGGACTATGCCACCGCCCTGCGCGAGTGGCGGCCTTTGGCTCAACAGGGCAATGCCATCGCCCAGTTCAGCCTGGGCGTCATGTACGCCAAAGGCCAGGGCGTCCCCCAGGACTACGCCGAGGCTGTGCGGTGGTACCGCCTCGCCGCCAAGCAGGGCGATGCCCGCGCCCAGTCCAACCTGGGCCTCATGTACGAGAAAGGCCAGGGCGTGCCCCAGGACTACGCCGAGGCTGTGCGGTGGTACCGCCTCGCCGCCAAGCAGGGCAATGCCATCGCCCAGTTCAACCTGGGCCTCATGTACGCCAACGGCCAGGGCGTCCC